The window AACCCGAAGAATCGGTGGACGTTACCGAATACGACCTCGACACCGGCGCCGCGGCCCAACGCCAGGTTAAAACCGGCGAGTATGCCGAAGAGATGTGGGCTAAGACGCTGGATACGTACGAAGTAGCCGTGGGGGCGAAGCGCGCCGATAAGGCCGGGCCGAACTGGGACGAGAAGACGCCGCTCGGCGAGTACCTTCTAAAGGTCGTCAACGCGTGCCTGCGCCTCGAGAAGTACGAGCGCGCGCTCGCGATTATCGAACCGCTTTTGGAAGAGAGGCCCCGCGAAATGATGCTGCTGAACGCCAAGGCGGCCGTTATGGACAAGCTGGGCCGGGTCGACGAGGCGATAGCGACCTACGAGGTCGTGGTCGAGTCCACCGAGGACCCGAAGATAAAAGGCGAGGTCCTGGGCGAGATTGCCGCCTACTACTTGAGGAAAGAGTACGAGGGGCGCGACCCCAAGAAGGCGATAGAGTATTTAGAACAGGCGATGGAGTATGCGCCGGACGACTACCGCATATACATCAACCTCGGTAAGGCGTACGGCGAAATCGGCGAGTACGAAAAGGGCAAGGAATACCTAGAGAAGGGGGAAGAGCTCTACGAACAGCAGAAATAGACTCGCGACGGGGCAAGGCCGTAGTCGGGGCGCCTTCCGGAGGGACGTTAGATGAGGTGCCCGGCGTGCGGCGGCCCGGTGGCACCGGACGAGCTTCAGCTCGGCCTGTATCAGTGCGCCCAATGCGGAGAAGTCGAGGTAGACGAGGGTGGCGCGTACGTGCGGGGCCGCTTCTACGAACTCGAAAACGACGGCGAGAATTCGCCTCTCGACGAGTGGGACGCCGCGCCGGAAGAGTACGTGCCAACCTGGGAGGACGTCTTCGCCGGCGAAGATTCCTCCAAGCCGTACGACGAATAAAAACGAACGCGTTGGACTTCAACCGCCGCCGGTGAACCCGGCGGCTTTTCGATTACTTTACCCTTCGGCGTAGCGGCGAACGCGGAACGCTACGCCCCATTCCTTCGCCAGGCGCTCCACGGCCTCGAGCGGTACGGCCTCGGCGGCGACGGCGGTTATTATCACCGTGGGTACGTGGCGCTTGGCGACGGTCACGAATTCCTCTACCGCGCGCCAGGCCGCGGCGCCGGCGCGCGGCCGGCACAACCGCTCGTAAGCGGCCTCGTCCGGCGCGTTGACGCTCACCGAAACCTTGTCGAACAGGCCCG is drawn from bacterium and contains these coding sequences:
- a CDS encoding tetratricopeptide repeat protein, with product MRTRIIVSCLVILFALSGVVLAKSWRVAGAIVHMREDEYQAAIKLLEEEVAESPDSAEAWAYLGDANAHESEFMEAADAWSRAEDIYAQKNKKKEIGKILQSREFFWSQAFNAAHRYLARALSIVNDPEFVSEEGETVAGDLDKAEGGFIATYHVFEPHPKTLFLLGLVYEEKATYYGDLEPEESVDVTEYDLDTGAAAQRQVKTGEYAEEMWAKTLDTYEVAVGAKRADKAGPNWDEKTPLGEYLLKVVNACLRLEKYERALAIIEPLLEERPREMMLLNAKAAVMDKLGRVDEAIATYEVVVESTEDPKIKGEVLGEIAAYYLRKEYEGRDPKKAIEYLEQAMEYAPDDYRIYINLGKAYGEIGEYEKGKEYLEKGEELYEQQK